In Cryptococcus neoformans var. neoformans B-3501A chromosome 3, whole genome shotgun sequence, the DNA window GGGCAACAAGCAATGCACGCATTAAGAAAAGATGCGAAGAAgcaagcagaagagataaaGAAGCAAGGGAAAAGTCTAaaggaggtggaaaagATTCTCAAAGAACCACCTGGCTGGGGTACTAAGTGGGCCAAAAAAATCAAGTTCACAGAAATGAAGGATTGGAACATGGTTGTCACCAAGTTTGCGTTTGCCCTGAGGGTTGCTGGGGTGAGTTTACTTCGCACCGCAGTACCGAAAGAGGATTAACACTAACAATATACACAGATCATCGGCAAGTGCTGGACCTTGACAGATAGAATTGAACCGTTAGAGGACGACCCAGACCTGTCAGATGAAGATTTGAAGGCTCTGAAATCTGGGAAAAAGATTTTTTACCAGGTTTGTTTCCCTCATGTTCTCGCAACCCGCTGTTTAAACATCATTAAACATCATTATAGGGCTTGTTTTGGGGTGGAGAACGTATATGGCTCGAGGACATGGTCAGACTAAAGGCAAATCGGAAAACCTACGCCCAAAACCAGAACTTCCCTCCCCCATCTGAAGGAGCTTCTGAGCGTGGTGTCACAATGCGGATCAGGTAGGTGCCATAAGTCAGAAATCTCTTGCAAAGTTAATACGAGTTTTACAGTAAAATAGAAATAGAAAGAAATTCCAATTCTCGTTCAGTTGCTTTCAATTGCATGCTCTATGGTGATCTCTACGAGATTGCCAAGCTCAGTGACGAGGAAACGACAGACCCAGAAAGCGGATATTTGAATGTGCTtacaggagaagaaggttcaGGGCAAATACCTGCTGTGTTTGGGTATCATGCGCCTGAGGGGTACGCTTACAGGCAACTCAATCCAGAAGACAGTGAGACGATGTGTGAAATTTCTGGTGGGTCCGCATGTCATCATTTTGGAAAACAATCTGATAGCAGGTAGATCTGGCCGGTCGTATACATCCCGATTTTCTCGATGCGGACAAGCAAAATTGGTATATGGATCCCAAAAGACGTGAGGAAACAGCAGGAAGACTCGAGCCCAATAATCACCCGTATGCTATTATGGGATTGAGACCAGGATCCGAAGCGGCGTGTCATGGTACTATGAAATGGAAACGTAAATCCGTTTTCATCAAAGCCCTGGGAGTTGCACTGATGAAATGTCATGAAATGTCAATAGGCGATCTAATTCAAATTGTGCAGGATTCGCCGCtgaaggttgaggaagacaTGATGTTTTTCTATGTTAAATCCATGAGAGAAGTGTTAGGGCTACCAGTACCTGGGAAAAGATCCGAGGAAAGTCAGGACAAGGAGGCtggtgatggaggaggaaacaTTACGAAGGAGTAACAGTCAAGACGTAATACTAAGCGGGGAGGTTGAGGGAGATAAGTGCCACAACAGAAAACGCCGAGGGCGGAATGACGCTAGTGTTTATTTTTGTAACTGCTCCCATATTGGAGTAATGGATTTTGTAATGGGTCATTAGAAAATTTGGGATTGTATTACAAGATTGCAGAAAGACCTTATTTGTGGGAATTGACGCACCGCCCTCCGCTTCCCTTTGGCTATTCTTCGCTTTCAATTCTCGATTTCCCATAACATCCATCTCCCGGCTAATCCCAAACTCGTCCACAATCGCCTTTAAATCCACTGCCTTACCAGCCACATACTTCAATCCATCTCTACTACGGTACAAATCCCTTATATCAACGTGTGGTGACAGAACGACATCGACCTATCGCGTCTCCCATCACATCTGTTCCTGCTCCCATCACTGCCAACACACTTCTTCTGTCCCTCAGCACGTGTTAGCGACTTTAAGATCTCCCTAGGTACAAGCTCAGACGAATTATCCCATCGTCCATTGATCGTATTACTGCAACGACCCTTCCTTCGACCACCTGCTCATTGCGCAGTCAAGTTTAGTACTCAAGTGTCAACAAGAGTCTTAGCATTCATCATTCTGCAACACTAGCTACCCCGGCACCACTTTTAAAATGCGATTTACACCTTCTGCTGTCCTTGctaccctcttcctcgcgaCCTCAGTTTTTGCGCAGCGAATGACTACCACTCTTGATGTCGAGGTTCGTCAATTTGCCATAGAGAATTTGTGCCATTGAAGCGCTAACTGTGTTAACAGGATGGCAACACTCTTGTCATCTCCATGACTACCGATGCACGGGGTGCCACCATCACATCGACTTTGAGTACGATCTTTAGtaatggtgatgatgaaacCAGCACATCGTCTTCTAAGTCAACTTCGGCAAAGAGGACTACTACCACGACGTAAGTGACTCAGTCGTCTAGATTTTCGATTAGGCTTTAACGAATGCACAGTCCACGGGTTGTGGGAGCGGAAACCACAACCACTTCCACTGCTCCCCCCATGAGGACTACCACTTACTGGGTCGACACCGGTAATGGATACTGGACTGACTACACTTGGACTGCTCCTACTACCACGTGAGTCTCTCTTCTAATCTTGTTATCTTACATGAACTGACCAATGATAGTGTTCCCACTGTTGCCACCGTCAACGTTCCTGCTGGTACCGTCCAGAATTACAACGATTATCAGTCTGCTGTCAACTCTGCCGTTTTCTCATCCGCTCAAGAGGCTGTTGCCTCTTCAAATGCTCGTGCACGAGCTCAGCCCATCGGTATGGACAGCATTCttggaggatggatgaCACTGGCGCTCGGTGCCATTGGTGCAGGTCTCGGCGTTCTCGCGCTCTAAGCAGAATCTGTCGGAAAATGATTGACAGAGTGCATTTAGAAGAGATTGGAGATCTCCAGAGAATCAGGCTCTGGAGCCTTGAGCAAATTGGTCCCATTGAGGCCTTTCActtatttatttttttgcACTGTTATGGACAATAGTTTCACCTAACCACAATTTCATTAACTACCATAGTACTTCGTACTTTGCGATATACCTCTTACTTACAATTCTCTTGAGTCTGGACGAGTGATGACATGTTGATTTGATACCTATCATATGGCCAGATAAAAACGTTTGAGCCTGTCTGTCGCCCACTAAGTCAAGCAACAACCGACCATTGCACCGGAAACATCACTCTATGCATGCCTGATTCTCTTTTTGTCACGTTTATCTGCATTCCAGCATTGACACGCCGCCCTCACACTTGCTGCATCtaatggaaagaggtaaGTAAGTAATAATTCGCAAGGTTTGCTTTGCCTTATCACATCATCGGATCGAGTATCGCGTACATCCGAAAGAGTTGGTCAGTCCGCTTCTTGGTCGTCTTTGTCAACAATTATAATACTTCCCTTTTACGTTCAAACCAACAGACATGGCCAAAATTCAGGCAACCCCTTTCAgacttgctcttctccagctcgGCGGCCTCACCGCCTCCAAAGCTTCCAACATTTCAATTGCCGCTAAAGCAGTCACTTCTGCCgctgcttcctctcctAAACCCCAGTTGATCGTTCTTCCCGAAATTTGGAATTCTCCTTATGCCGTTAGCAGCTTTAGAGAGTACAGCGAAAAGGTACCCGAAGTTGGAAGCAAgtggaagagcttgaaggaaggtgaggaaggagagaccATAAAGGCCCTTCGGGAGATGGCAAGGAGCAGTGGATGCTGGTTGATCGGCGGTAAGTTCGTTGCCCAGGTGTTGGAATGGGCCTGATAGTAGACAGGGTCTATTCctgaaagagatgagaagacGGACAACATCTACAATACTTGTACTGTCTACGATCCTGAAGGTATGTCCTGTGTTATTGCGTATAGAGGAGACTTGTTAGTAATCTCGTCATCACGATGTAGGCACCCTCGTTGCTGTCCACCAGAAGGTTCATCTCTTCGATATTGACATTCCCGGTAAACAAACCTTCAAGGTAAGTGAGGGACAGTATCAAAGTTGTTCCGAAGCTCACAGTCCTCTTAGGAGTCAGACACTCTCACAGGGGGCTCTCACCTTACCACATTCACCACCCCTTTCGGCAAGATCGGTCTTGGTATCTGTTACGATATCGCAAGTCACttttcaccttctcttccatgcAGCCTGGATATTCTCATTCATACACTAACCATGTTTATCTAAACACAGCGTTTCCCCGAGATGGCAATGATCGCCGCTCGTCAAGGCTGTATTGCCATGATCTACCCCGCAGCGTTCAACACAACCACCGGTCCGATGCACTGGACTTTGCTTCAGCGTGCGAGGTAAGGCCCTTCGTATCCGCAACAGACGAGGGAGATACTAAAATAAAGTCATGCAGGGCTGTGGACAATGAGATTTATGTCGCCATGTGCTCGCCTGCTAGGCATCCAGAGGCCGCCTACCAAGCTGTACGTGTATTGTTTACTTTATTTGCTGTGTCGTTTGATCTCGTATCTGATATCTTGCGACAGTATGGCCACTCTAGTGTTGTGAACCCCGTGTAAGCCAATGACGACACTCTTTTGGGGAATATGAATAGGTGGGAACTTGTAGGCTAACGACGCACGTAACACAGCGGAGATGTAGTTGTTGAGGCTGACCATGAGCCCACCACTATCTACGCCGACATCGGTAAGCTATGAGTTAATCCACTTGACAAACTGGAAATACGGCTGATATAAACGTGCTAGACCCGGAGTTGCTCGCCACTACTAGAAGAAGTATCCCTGTTACTGTTCAAAGGAGGTTTGACGTCTATCCCgatgtttcttcttccttccaataGGTCAGACAGGGGATGATCATGATCGATCGAGGGTAGAATGTTGTGAAAGAGCTTTTTTGGCAGACAGCAAGGCATGGCACATCAAAATGCATTATCGTATCAACACGTACAAGGACGAGTTTACTCCATTGTGAATGGCACAATCTTGGACCTCGTCTGGGCCAAATCTACCTCGACAATACTTTTTTCCATTGGCAAAGGTCCAGATCAGGAAAGCCTGGGAGTCACGTACGTCAATGGCGCACTGAGGTACAAAAACACCACCAGCCTTGCCGTCCACTGAAGATACGAGTGTTCATGATGCAGCACTCTTCACTCGCGCCTTCTTTCGGGCCTAttctttctcgtcctcccaTATCCATTCATTGTTTATGAAGCAAAAACGCCTGAGAGATAGGTGCGTTTGAGATTGCGATCCCGGCTCATCCACAAA includes these proteins:
- a CDS encoding hypothetical protein (Match to ESTs gb|CF190553.1|CF190553, gb|CF191468.1|CF191468, gb|CF190552.1|CF190552) encodes the protein MRFTPSAVLATLFLATSVFAQRMTTTLDVEDGNTLVISMTTDARGATITSTLSTIFSNGDDETSTSSSKSTSAKRTTTTTPRVVGAETTTTSTAPPMRTTTYWVDTGNGYWTDYTWTAPTTTVPTVATVNVPAGTVQNYNDYQSAVNSAVFSSAQEAVASSNARARAQPIGMDSILGGWMTLALGAIGAGLGVLAL
- a CDS encoding hypothetical protein (HMMPfam hit to CN_hydrolase, Carbon-nitrogen hydrolase, score: 156.8, E(): 4.7e-44) — translated: MAKIQATPFRLALLQLGGLTASKASNISIAAKAVTSAAASSPKPQLIVLPEIWNSPYAVSSFREYSEKVPEVGSKWKSLKEGEEGETIKALREMARSSGCWLIGGSIPERDEKTDNIYNTCTVYDPEGTLVAVHQKVHLFDIDIPGKQTFKESDTLTGGSHLTTFTTPFGKIGLGICYDIRFPEMAMIAARQGCIAMIYPAAFNTTTGPMHWTLLQRARAVDNEIYVAMCSPARHPEAAYQAYGHSSVVNPVGDVVVEADHEPTTIYADIDPELLATTRRSIPVTVQRRFDVYPDVSSSFQ